From the genome of Labedella gwakjiensis:
GCATCACCTTCCGACGGCCGCCCCGGAGCCGCTCCCCTACCATCGGCTCGCCCACCGTCTGCCCGGCACCGCACGCTGGTGGCGACCGCTCGCGAGCATCGGTACGGCGGCGGGCCTCGCCGTCGGCGGAGCGCTCGTCGTGATCCTCGCGATCGCGATCGCCACCCTCGTCGCTCCCCCGTCGTGGCGACCGTCGGAGCTCCTCGACGACCCTCGCAATCCCGGCGACATGCTGTTCATGCTCGGCTTCCTGGCGATCGGGGTGCCGGCCGTCGTCCTCGGCTCGCGGTGGGGCGGAGGGATGCGCGGCGCCATCCACTCGGTCGCGCTCCGCATCCGTTGGGGGCTGCTGCTGCGCGCGGCGAGCGTCGTCGTGCCCCTCTACGCGCTCGTCCTCGTCGGGTCGTTCGTGATCGCGCCGCCTCCCGACTTCTCGTGGCCCGCCGCGGACGGACGCACCGTGGCCGTCTTCGCGATCGTGCTCCTCCTGGCTCCCCTCCAGTGCGCTGCCGAGGAGTACGCGTTCCGGGCGCTCCCCCAGCAGGCGCTCGGGACGTGGCTGCGTTCCCCGCTGTGGGGCATCCTCCTGCCCGTGCCGTTCTTCATGATCGGGCACGGCTACGACTGGGTCGGACAGATCGACATCGCAGTCTTCGCGGTGTCCATGGGATTCCTCGTGTGGAAGAGCGGCGGTGTCGAGCTCGCGATCGTCGTGCACACGGCGAACAACCTCGTCCTCTTCCTCCTCGCGCCCTTCAGCCCCTCGTCTCTGACCCAGGGCACCGTCGAACCCTGGGTGCTCCTCCTCAGCCTGCCGCTCACCCTCGGTGTGACGGCGGGGCTGACCCTGTGGGTGTCGAGGACGCATGGACTGCGCTTCTTCGAGCCCGTGAGGTCCGTCCCTTCTGTCGTCGCGCCGCGAGCGGATCTCCCCGCCGTCTCCGGGTCCCGCGCCTAGACTTCCGAGCATGCATCCGACGGTCCGCGCCCTCCTCGCGGAGCCGTCGCTGCGGCTCACACTGCTCGGAGCGGGCGACGATCAGGCGATCGACGCACCGGTCTCCTGGGCCCACGGCTCGGACCTCCCGGATCCCACCCCGTTCCTCGATGCCGGACAGATCCTCCTCACGACGGGTACGCAGTTCCTGAGCGGTGATGCCGACCCGGCGGGGTACGTGTCCCGTCTCGCGCGAGCCGGCGTCGCGGCCCTCGGGTTCGGGACGGAGGTGGCGACGGCCGGGACGCCGCCCGACCTCATCGCAGCGTGCGCCGCCGTCGGGCTCCCCCTCTTCGAGGTGCCGTACGAGATCCCCTTCATCGCGATCGCGCGCTCGATCGCCGACCGCGTCGCCGCCGCCGAGCATGCCAGGGACGCCTGGGCCCTCGGGGCCATGCGCGCGATCGCGTTCGCCGCTCTCAAACCCGACGGGCTCGCCGCGACCGTCGACGAACTGGAGCGCGTCCTCGATCGCACCGTCCTGCTCTTCGACGCGCGCGCGGAGGTCACACACGGTTCTCGAGCCTCCGAACGCGTCGACGAGACGGGAACGAACGATGCCGTCGACGCCGTCGTGGCCGAGGCACGCCGACTTCTCTCGCGTGGTCAGCGATCGAGTTCGACTCTGCACCCCGGTGGCCAGACGGCCGTCCTCCAGACCATCGGACGGCGAGCGGAACTCCGCGGCGTGCTCGCGGTGATCGGGCGCGCGGACCTCGATGCCTCCGACCAGACGGTCGTGACGAGCGTCGTCGCACTCGTCGGCCTCGCGCTCGAACAGGGCCGAGAGGTGTCCCGTGCGCGGGCGGGAGTGCGTGCCGCTGCCGCGAGGGTCCTGCTCGACGGCCGGGCGGATCTTGCGGACGTCGTCCTCGACGAGCTCGGGGAGAGGACACCTGCCGGCGAGCTGGTCGTCGCGCACCTGCGGGTCGTCGGTCGGCGACCGCACGGGGAGACGACGCCCTCGATCCCAACGCCCGTCGAGGGGGGTGATGCTCGGGTGCTCGTCGCGTCGCTCGGCGACGACGTCGTGGTGATCGGTCCCGTCAGCGGGGTCGAGGCGACGATCGAGCAGATCAGGTCGGCTCAGGACGACCCAGGGGCTGTCCGTGCGGGGCTCTCGACGGTGGCGACGCGCGATGATCTCGCGCGTGCGGACCGCGAGGCGCGCGCCGCGCTCGACGCCGCCTCGTCGGCCGAGCCGCGCGTCCGGGCGGCCGACCTCACCACCCGCGGCGTCGACTGGCTGCTCGACCGGCCGGGCTCGCGCGAGCTCGCTTCCGCGGTCCTCCGGCCTCTCTCCGAGGACCCGGTCCTCCTCGAGAGCCTCGAAGCCTGGCTCGTCGCGAACGGCCAGACGGACCCGGCCGCCCGCCGCCTCGGCGTGCACCGACACACACTGCGGGCGCGCATATCGACGATCGAGCGCCTCATCGGCCGCGACCTCTCCGGCGTCGAGGCACGCACCGAGGCATGGATCGCACTCCGCGCCATCCGCTCGTCCGACTGACCATGCGGCTGCTCCGCCTCGGGTCGCCCACCTCTCGGGGGAGGCGGACTGTCGCCGACACTCCTAGCGTTGGACCATGACCGCTTACGATCGCGAACCCGCTCCCGGTTATCCGTCACCCGAGGCACCCGCGGTACCGGCTCCGCCCGCCGAGGCCGCTCCCCCGGCCACCTTCACCTATGACCATGCGCTCCGCGCGGCGCCCGCATGGTGGCGCGGCGCCGTAGCCATCGTCCTTCTCGTGGTCGGCTTCCTCGTCCTCTCCGTCGTGCTCGGCGGGCTCGGTGTCCTCGTCGACCTCGCGACCGGCGCGTACACGCTCGATCAGCTCGCGCGCGGGGAGATCACGCTGACGCCGTGGTCGATGCTGGCGAACAACCTCTCGCTCGCCGCCCTGTGGCCGATCGCCATGCTCCTGCAGTGGTGGCTCTTCGGTGTGCGCCCCGGCTGGATGTCGTCCGTCGAGGGCCGCTTCCGCTGGCGCTGGGTCGGACGCCTCGCCCTCGTGATCGTGCCGGCCTGGGCCGTCTATGTCGGCGTCTCGTTCCTCTTCTCGCCGATCGATGCCGTCGTGCTCGACGGGACGGTCATCGCGATGGTTCTCGTCGTGATCCTCACGACGCCCCTGCAGTCCGCCGGCGAGGAATTCGGTGCCCGCGGTCTCATCCAGCGCTCCGTCGGCTCATGGTTCGCCCACCCCGTCGTCGCATTCGTCGCGGGCGCGATCATCTCGGGGGCGATCTTCGCCTCCGCGCACCTCGCCGGTGATCCCTGGCTCATCGCCTACTACTTCGTGTTCGGCGTCTCGCTCTCGTTCGCCGCCCGGGGCACCGGCGGGCTGGAGGCTCCCGTCCTCATCCACGCCACGAACAACGTGCTGCTCCTCGTGCCCACAGCCCTCATGTCGCAGACGGACTCGGTCTTCCAGCGCGAAGCCGGCGTCGCGGGACCGTACATGCTGCTGCCGATGGCGGTATGCGTCGCCGCCGCCCTCTTCAGCACGTGGTGGGCGCGGCGGAACCGGGTCGTCACTCGCGCGCCGCTTCCGCCGACCGGAGCGCGTTCCCGCTGAACCCCGTGATCAGGCGGAACGGCGTCCGATCCGGGCGATGAGGATCGCGGCCACGAACACGGCACCGTACTGCATGGCCGTCGTGATCGTGCCGAGGACCACGTTGCTCACGAGGTTGGTGAGGAAGCCGGGACCTGTTCCGAAGCTGAGGAGCAGCATCAGGAGGAAGTACCCGGCCGCGCCGAGACCGATCGCGATCGCCGCGCTCTTGAGGAAGGCCGGTCGCGTGACCGCCGACTCGATCGGCGAGAGGAACGCGGCACCGACGAAGGCCAGGCCGGCGAACACGAGCGGGATGAGCGAATACCCGAAACTCTGCCCGACGAAGCCGACATCCGCCCCTGTCACGGCACCATAGGAGAGGTTGCGGATCAGTCCGAAGATCGCGAGGAGGAGCACGTACGCACCCACGGCGATTCCGCCGATGAGCGGCTCCCGGAGCGATCGCTTCGGGCGCGGAGCGCCGTCGGAACCGGGAGCAGCACCGTACGGCTGCTGACCGTAGCCGTGTGGCGGCTGACCGTACGGCTGCTGACCCGGCTGGCCGTACGGCTGCTGCGGCTGCTGCGGCTGCGGCTGCGGCTGCTGACCATATGACTGCTGGCCCGTCGGCTGACCATACGGCTGCTGAGGCGGCTGACCATACGGCTGCTGCGAGGGCTGACCATACGGCTGCTGCGACGGCTGCCCGTACGGCGGCTGCGGCTGTCCCTGCCCCGGGTTCTGGTCGGCGTTTCCCTGATTCGTCATGCGGTCAGCCTATTGAGGTACTCCCGCGGCACGAAGCGGTTGCGGGGTGGAGAACTCCCCACCTCGCCGGAGCCGTCCTAGCGGTCGGCGGCCGGAGCGGCACCGCCGAGGGAGACCTCCACCATCTCCTCGCGGGGAACGACCTTCACACGCTCACGACCGCGCGCGGCTCCCAGGGCGAGCTCGTGCTCGTCGAGACGGTGCCAGCCGTCGAGCGTCGTGAACTGCACGCCGCGCTCGGCGAGGAGCGCTTCGACGCTCTCCTCGTCGGGCTGCGACGGGCTCCACCAGTTGGCCTGATCGGAGACGAGGTGGGAGATCGTCTCCATCGCGTCGGACTTCGTGTGGCCGATGAGGCCGACGGGGCCGCGCTTGATCCATCCCGTGGCATAGATGCCTGGCACGATCTCGTTGCTCTCCGCGTGCAGCACCTGACCCTCGTGGTTCGGGATCACGCCGTGCTCCTCGTCGAAGGGGATGCCGTCGAGCGGCGAACCGAAGTACCCGACCGCGCGGTAGAACGCCTGGATCGGGACCTCGCGGATCTCGCCGGTTCCGACGACCCCGCCCTCTCCGTCCGGGCGGGTGCGCTCGTACCGGAAGGCCGCGACCTTCCCGGTCCCATCGTCGACGAGCCCGAGCGGCTTCGCGTAGAAGTGGAGGTGGAGCCGGCGGCTCGCGGCCCCCGTCTCGCGCTTCCGCCACGCCTGCAGCACGCGGTCGATCACCATGACCTGCTTGTTCGAGGCGACGGCAGCCTTCGAGGCGTCGTCGTAGTCGAAGTCCTCGTCGTGGAGGATCATGTCGACGTCGCGCAGCTCTCCGAGCTCGCGCAGCTCGAGGGGTGTGAACTTCACCTGCGCGGGGCCGCGGCGACCGAACACGTGCACGTCGGTCACGGGCGAGGCGGCGAGGCCCTCGTAGACGTTGTCGGGGATCTCCGTGGGCAGCAGGTCCTCGGGGTGCTTCACGAGCATGCGCGCCACGTCGAGGGCGACGTTGCCGTTGCCGAGCACGGCGATCTCGCGCGCTTCGAGGGGCCAGGTGCGCGGCACGTCGGGGTGGCCGTCGAACCAGTTCACGAAGTCGGCGGCGCCGTAGGAGCCGTCGAGGTCGATGCCCTCCACGCCGAGGGGTGCATCGCGGACCGCGCCCGTGGAGAAGATCACGGCGTGGTAGTGGGCCTTGAGGTCCTCGAGCGTGATGTCGGTGCCGAAGTTCACGTTGCCGAAGATGCGGATGTCGCCGCGGTCGAGCACGTCGCGGAGGGCGTTGATGATGCCCTTGATGCGCGGGTGGTCGGGCGCGACGCCGTACCGCACGAGACCGTACGGAGCGGGGAGACGCTCGAAGAGATCGATCGACACGTCGAATGCGCGTTCCTGTTTGAGGAGGATGTCCGCGGCGTAGATCCCTGCCGGGCCGGCTCCGACGATCGCGAGTCTCAACTTCACGTGTGCGTTCTCCTTCGGTCGGGCGAGGCTCTGGGCCTCTGCTCGATGTGTCGCGCCGCGAACGGCGCCTGTCAGCTGTTGCGTTCGACGATCGAGTCGGCGAATCGCGTGAGCGCGGTCTTGATGGGCCCCTTGGGCAGCGGGGCGAGGGCCTCGACGGCTTCGCGCGCCCAGCGGTGCGCATCGGCAAGGGTTCGGGCGGTCGCCTCGTGCGCCCGCAGTTCCGCTATGGCGGCGTCGAAGTCGGCCGCGTCGGCACCGTCCGCCGCCTTGGCGCCGCGGTCGATTCGCTCGAGGAGCGCAGCCGACGCGGAGTCGGTCGCTGCGTGCTCGCGGAGGTAGATGAGCGGGAGCGTCACGACGCCCGCCTTGATGTCGGTGCCGGGCACCTTGCCGGTCTCATCGGGTCGGGTCGACAGGTCGATGACGTCGTCGACGAGCTGGAAGGCGACTCCCACCTTCTCGCCGTACTCCACCACCGGCTCCTCGTACTCCTTGGACGCGTTCGAGAAGATGACGCCCGCGCGGGCAGCGGCCGCGATGAGCGAGCCGGTCTTGTCGGCGAGCACCTGGAGGTAGTGGGCTCTGGCGTCTTCGCCGTTCTTCGGCCCGACGGTCTCATGGAGCTGACCGAGTACGAGGCGCTCGAACGTCTCGGCCTGAAGACGGATGGCTCCCTCACCGAGGCTCGCCATGAGGTTGGATGCGCGGGCGAAGAGCAGGTCGCCCGTGAGGATCGCGATGGAGTTGCCCCACACCGTGTGCGCGCTGGGGACCCCACGACGGCGGTCGGCGTGGTCCATGACGTCGTCGTGGTAGAGCGAGGCCAGGTGGGTGATCTCGATCGCCTTCGCCGCCGTGACCACCTCGTCGACGGCTCCGTCACCGAGCTGGGCCGTGAGGAGGAGAAGCATCGGGCGCACGCGCTTGCCGCCGGCCTCGAGGAGGTACCGGCTGGTGGCGTCGGCGAGGTCGTCTGTAAAGCTCAGTTCGGCCGCGAGGCTCGCTTCGACGGCGTCGAGACCCTCCTCGGTGGCAGAAAGCAAACGCTTCGTCTCGGGGGTCGCGAACATCCGTTCGGCGAGCCCCAACTGCTTGGACAGGCTCGACCCTCGCGTGGGGGCGCTTGGATTCACTCTCACAGCCTATCCGAGCGGTCATGCCCTGCCGACGGGGTAGCGGCGGACTGGCAGGTAGTGCCGTGATCAGCGGACGAGGAGCACCTCGGCCAGATCGGCGATGTGCTCGTCGAGCTTGCGGGTGCCGTCCCACGTGAAGCCGTGACGGGCGTAGAAGCGCCGGGCGCGCGGGTTCTGCTCCGCCACCCAGAGCTGCGCCGGACCGTCACCGAGCACCGCATCGAGGAGTGCGTCCCCGATCCCCCGGCCGTGCACCTCCGCGAGCGTGTAGATCATGCTGAGCTCGGTCGCTCGCTTCTGCACACCCGGTCTGCTCGGCCCCGCCGAGGCGAATCCCACGATCCGCCCATCGAGCTCGGCGACGCGGACGGTGGAGCGGATCTCGCCGGTGAGCGAGCGTGCGACAGCCTGGGTCCAGAACGCCCGCCGCTGCTCGAGCGCCTCGTCGCCGTACATCTCCTCGGGCACGAGCCCGGCGTACGTCTCGCGCCAGCTCGTCACGTGCACGAGGGCGAGCGCATCGGCGTCGCCGCCGCGGAGCGGACGGATCACGAGGTCGACGGAACCGCCGTCGACCATGCGTCACTCTCTTTCCGTGGGGGAACAGTGCAGCGATCCTACCGGCCGGCCAACGAACGGAGGAGCGGCTCGAGGAGTCCGCGACCACTCAGATGACGACGAATGCAGCGACC
Proteins encoded in this window:
- a CDS encoding CPBP family intramembrane glutamic endopeptidase, which translates into the protein MSIDTHPHHLPTAAPEPLPYHRLAHRLPGTARWWRPLASIGTAAGLAVGGALVVILAIAIATLVAPPSWRPSELLDDPRNPGDMLFMLGFLAIGVPAVVLGSRWGGGMRGAIHSVALRIRWGLLLRAASVVVPLYALVLVGSFVIAPPPDFSWPAADGRTVAVFAIVLLLAPLQCAAEEYAFRALPQQALGTWLRSPLWGILLPVPFFMIGHGYDWVGQIDIAVFAVSMGFLVWKSGGVELAIVVHTANNLVLFLLAPFSPSSLTQGTVEPWVLLLSLPLTLGVTAGLTLWVSRTHGLRFFEPVRSVPSVVAPRADLPAVSGSRA
- a CDS encoding PucR family transcriptional regulator, with translation MHPTVRALLAEPSLRLTLLGAGDDQAIDAPVSWAHGSDLPDPTPFLDAGQILLTTGTQFLSGDADPAGYVSRLARAGVAALGFGTEVATAGTPPDLIAACAAVGLPLFEVPYEIPFIAIARSIADRVAAAEHARDAWALGAMRAIAFAALKPDGLAATVDELERVLDRTVLLFDARAEVTHGSRASERVDETGTNDAVDAVVAEARRLLSRGQRSSSTLHPGGQTAVLQTIGRRAELRGVLAVIGRADLDASDQTVVTSVVALVGLALEQGREVSRARAGVRAAAARVLLDGRADLADVVLDELGERTPAGELVVAHLRVVGRRPHGETTPSIPTPVEGGDARVLVASLGDDVVVIGPVSGVEATIEQIRSAQDDPGAVRAGLSTVATRDDLARADREARAALDAASSAEPRVRAADLTTRGVDWLLDRPGSRELASAVLRPLSEDPVLLESLEAWLVANGQTDPAARRLGVHRHTLRARISTIERLIGRDLSGVEARTEAWIALRAIRSSD
- a CDS encoding CPBP family intramembrane glutamic endopeptidase codes for the protein MTAYDREPAPGYPSPEAPAVPAPPAEAAPPATFTYDHALRAAPAWWRGAVAIVLLVVGFLVLSVVLGGLGVLVDLATGAYTLDQLARGEITLTPWSMLANNLSLAALWPIAMLLQWWLFGVRPGWMSSVEGRFRWRWVGRLALVIVPAWAVYVGVSFLFSPIDAVVLDGTVIAMVLVVILTTPLQSAGEEFGARGLIQRSVGSWFAHPVVAFVAGAIISGAIFASAHLAGDPWLIAYYFVFGVSLSFAARGTGGLEAPVLIHATNNVLLLVPTALMSQTDSVFQREAGVAGPYMLLPMAVCVAAALFSTWWARRNRVVTRAPLPPTGARSR
- a CDS encoding FAD/NAD(P)-binding protein, which produces MKLRLAIVGAGPAGIYAADILLKQERAFDVSIDLFERLPAPYGLVRYGVAPDHPRIKGIINALRDVLDRGDIRIFGNVNFGTDITLEDLKAHYHAVIFSTGAVRDAPLGVEGIDLDGSYGAADFVNWFDGHPDVPRTWPLEAREIAVLGNGNVALDVARMLVKHPEDLLPTEIPDNVYEGLAASPVTDVHVFGRRGPAQVKFTPLELRELGELRDVDMILHDEDFDYDDASKAAVASNKQVMVIDRVLQAWRKRETGAASRRLHLHFYAKPLGLVDDGTGKVAAFRYERTRPDGEGGVVGTGEIREVPIQAFYRAVGYFGSPLDGIPFDEEHGVIPNHEGQVLHAESNEIVPGIYATGWIKRGPVGLIGHTKSDAMETISHLVSDQANWWSPSQPDEESVEALLAERGVQFTTLDGWHRLDEHELALGAARGRERVKVVPREEMVEVSLGGAAPAADR
- a CDS encoding polyprenyl synthetase family protein, which gives rise to MNPSAPTRGSSLSKQLGLAERMFATPETKRLLSATEEGLDAVEASLAAELSFTDDLADATSRYLLEAGGKRVRPMLLLLTAQLGDGAVDEVVTAAKAIEITHLASLYHDDVMDHADRRRGVPSAHTVWGNSIAILTGDLLFARASNLMASLGEGAIRLQAETFERLVLGQLHETVGPKNGEDARAHYLQVLADKTGSLIAAAARAGVIFSNASKEYEEPVVEYGEKVGVAFQLVDDVIDLSTRPDETGKVPGTDIKAGVVTLPLIYLREHAATDSASAALLERIDRGAKAADGADAADFDAAIAELRAHEATARTLADAHRWAREAVEALAPLPKGPIKTALTRFADSIVERNS
- a CDS encoding GNAT family N-acetyltransferase; translation: MVDGGSVDLVIRPLRGGDADALALVHVTSWRETYAGLVPEEMYGDEALEQRRAFWTQAVARSLTGEIRSTVRVAELDGRIVGFASAGPSRPGVQKRATELSMIYTLAEVHGRGIGDALLDAVLGDGPAQLWVAEQNPRARRFYARHGFTWDGTRKLDEHIADLAEVLLVR